Proteins encoded in a region of the Deinococcus malanensis genome:
- a CDS encoding acyl-CoA dehydrogenase produces MTSPDTGMSFALTGDQRLILQMVRDFCRAELAPRAAEFDRSGEYPREQLRGLAELGLMGATVSEGWGGAGLDSVTYALCLEEVAAADASVAVIVSVQNGLPEQMILRYGTDAQREKYLKPLASGQHIGAFCLTESNAGSDAASLRLRAERDGDGWVLNGSKSWITSGGQADTYLVMARTGESGAKGVSCFIVENGAPGLSFGKPEEKLGLHASHTTTVNFEGVRVPHENMVGAEGQGLIIALASLDSGRIGIAMQALGIARAAMEHATRYANEREQFGKKLREFEGVSFKIARMAARIESARLVALKAAWLKDQGLPFGKEASIAKLLASEAAVDVTRDAIQVFGGNGYSREYPVERLYRDAKVTEIYEGTSEIQQLVISRAVFKEFE; encoded by the coding sequence CTGCAAATGGTGCGCGATTTCTGCCGCGCTGAACTGGCCCCCAGGGCCGCCGAATTTGACCGCAGTGGTGAGTACCCTCGCGAGCAGCTGCGTGGTCTGGCGGAACTCGGGCTGATGGGGGCTACCGTATCTGAAGGGTGGGGTGGCGCAGGCCTGGACTCGGTCACCTATGCCCTGTGCCTGGAGGAGGTCGCTGCGGCCGATGCCAGCGTGGCGGTGATTGTCAGTGTGCAGAACGGTCTGCCGGAGCAGATGATCCTGCGCTACGGCACCGATGCCCAGCGCGAGAAATACCTGAAGCCGCTGGCCAGCGGGCAGCATATCGGCGCCTTCTGCCTGACCGAGAGCAATGCCGGCAGCGATGCAGCCAGCCTGCGCCTGCGGGCGGAGCGTGATGGAGACGGCTGGGTGCTCAATGGCAGCAAATCCTGGATCACGTCCGGGGGGCAGGCCGACACCTATCTGGTCATGGCCCGTACCGGGGAAAGCGGCGCCAAGGGTGTGAGCTGTTTCATCGTAGAAAACGGAGCACCAGGGCTGAGCTTCGGGAAACCTGAGGAGAAACTCGGCCTGCACGCGTCACATACCACCACCGTCAACTTCGAAGGAGTCCGGGTGCCACACGAGAACATGGTGGGCGCCGAGGGCCAGGGGCTGATCATCGCGCTGGCCAGCCTGGACTCGGGGCGTATCGGAATTGCCATGCAGGCGCTGGGGATAGCCCGGGCCGCGATGGAGCACGCCACCCGCTATGCCAACGAGCGCGAGCAGTTCGGTAAAAAACTCCGCGAATTTGAGGGCGTGTCGTTCAAAATCGCGCGCATGGCGGCCCGCATCGAAAGCGCGCGGCTGGTGGCCCTGAAAGCGGCGTGGCTCAAGGACCAGGGCCTGCCGTTCGGCAAGGAGGCCAGCATCGCCAAGTTGCTGGCCAGCGAAGCGGCGGTGGACGTGACTCGCGACGCGATTCAGGTGTTTGGCGGCAACGGCTACAGCCGCGAATATCCGGTGGAACGTCTGTACCGCGACGCCAAGGTGACCGAAATCTACGAAGGCACCAGCGAGATTCAGCAGCTGGTCATCAGCCGTGCGGTCTTCAAGGAATTCGAATAA
- the ilvD gene encoding dihydroxy-acid dehydratase, which translates to MTDTAQKRKLNWNSHHITQGDERAPNRAMLRAVGFQDGDFEKPIIGVAHAQSNITPCNNGLGELADHITGAIHEGGGMPQIYGTITVSDGISMGTEGMKCSLVSREVIADSIETVSRGQSHDGVIVVGGCDKNMPGAMIGIARLNIPAIFVYGGTIKPGHYNGQDLTIVSVFEAVGAFGAGKISRHDFEQIEKRACPGNGSCGGMYTANTMSSAFEAMGMSLPHSSTMSAVDAEKAVSSADSARALLKLIEADIRPLDILTKDAFENAITVIMAVGGSTNAVLHLMAIAHACDIDLTLADFERIRERTPVFCDLKPSGRYVATDLHEVGGIPRVMKMLLKEGLLHGDCLTVTGKTVAENLADEPEVPNADQDVILPFNQPIYTQGHLAILRGNLAPNGSVAKISGLKQIKITGPARVFDSEEACMDAIMGDRIRPGDVLVIRYEGPKGGPGMREMLSPTSAIIGKGLGDSVGLITDGRFSGGTFGLVVGHVAPEAFVGGPIALVHEGDVIELNAETLNLTLHVPDEELARRRAEWTPPKPNYSRGVLAKYAKLVSGAEVGAYTD; encoded by the coding sequence ATGACCGACACGGCGCAGAAGCGCAAGCTGAACTGGAACAGCCACCACATCACGCAGGGTGACGAGCGTGCCCCGAACCGCGCGATGCTGCGTGCTGTGGGCTTCCAGGACGGTGATTTCGAGAAGCCGATTATCGGTGTGGCGCACGCCCAGAGCAACATCACCCCATGTAACAACGGCCTCGGCGAACTGGCCGACCACATCACCGGCGCCATCCATGAAGGCGGCGGCATGCCTCAGATTTACGGCACCATCACGGTGTCGGATGGCATCAGCATGGGCACCGAGGGCATGAAATGCTCTCTGGTGAGCCGTGAGGTGATTGCCGATTCCATTGAGACCGTCTCGCGCGGACAGTCCCACGACGGGGTGATCGTGGTCGGCGGCTGCGACAAGAACATGCCCGGCGCCATGATCGGCATTGCCCGCCTGAATATTCCGGCCATCTTCGTGTACGGCGGCACCATCAAGCCGGGACATTACAACGGCCAGGATCTGACCATCGTCAGCGTGTTCGAGGCGGTGGGAGCCTTCGGGGCTGGCAAGATCAGCCGGCATGACTTCGAGCAGATCGAGAAGCGTGCCTGTCCGGGCAACGGCTCGTGTGGCGGGATGTATACCGCCAACACCATGAGCAGCGCGTTTGAGGCGATGGGCATGAGCCTGCCGCACTCCAGCACCATGAGCGCGGTGGACGCTGAAAAAGCCGTCAGCAGCGCTGACAGCGCCCGTGCTCTGCTGAAGCTGATCGAGGCCGATATCCGCCCGCTGGACATCCTGACAAAAGATGCCTTCGAGAACGCCATCACAGTGATCATGGCCGTGGGGGGCAGCACCAACGCGGTGCTGCACCTGATGGCCATCGCCCACGCCTGCGACATTGACCTTACGCTGGCGGACTTTGAGCGGATCCGCGAGCGCACCCCGGTGTTCTGTGACCTCAAGCCCAGCGGCCGTTATGTCGCCACCGACCTGCACGAGGTGGGCGGCATCCCGCGCGTGATGAAGATGCTGCTCAAAGAGGGACTGCTGCACGGCGACTGCCTGACAGTGACCGGCAAAACCGTAGCCGAGAACCTTGCCGACGAGCCAGAAGTACCGAACGCGGACCAGGACGTGATCCTGCCCTTCAATCAGCCTATCTACACCCAGGGACACCTGGCCATCCTGCGCGGCAATCTGGCGCCCAACGGCAGCGTGGCCAAGATCAGTGGCCTCAAGCAGATCAAAATTACCGGGCCCGCGAGGGTATTTGACTCGGAAGAAGCCTGCATGGACGCCATCATGGGTGACCGTATCCGGCCGGGCGATGTGCTGGTCATCCGCTACGAGGGCCCCAAGGGCGGCCCCGGCATGCGCGAGATGCTCTCCCCTACCAGCGCGATTATTGGCAAAGGACTGGGTGACAGCGTCGGCCTGATCACCGATGGACGCTTTTCGGGGGGAACCTTTGGTCTGGTGGTTGGCCACGTGGCGCCGGAAGCCTTTGTTGGCGGTCCCATCGCACTGGTCCACGAGGGCGACGTCATTGAGCTGAATGCCGAGACCCTCAACCTCACCCTGCATGTGCCGGATGAGGAGCTGGCCCGCCGCCGCGCCGAGTGGACTCCGCCCAAGCCGAACTACAGCCGTGGAGTCCTGGCCAAGTACGCCAAACTCGTCAGTGGCGCCGAGGTTGGTGCTTACACCGACTGA
- a CDS encoding peptidylprolyl isomerase, translating to MKQLLITLALLGGGALAQTTTPPTTTPARPAPATTPAPARPAPAQTTTAQDSAVVGRVGSEVITLGEFNRAFRQAVARVLNSQGVPFEESYMAEFNDARGEYLKQYLRDRAIYQLARGSVKADAAEVDKQVADARADFESDAEFADALAGTGYASVADLRADLERQLVVGAYLRSIQGRFKFGDAVVAGNYNLNRKAFMRQREACARHILVKSQADAQAVVKELQAGGDFAKIAASKSQDPGSAAQGGDLGCFGEGDMVATFDKASFTGPLNTPQVVQSEFGWHIVLVAKRTEAGVVPLTEAAPVIREQLTREAAQKYLNAQIDKMKTESFPDVVKVTTAPAPK from the coding sequence GTGAAACAACTCCTGATCACGCTGGCGCTGCTTGGTGGCGGCGCCCTGGCCCAAACGACCACGCCGCCAACCACGACGCCCGCGAGACCTGCGCCGGCCACCACCCCGGCCCCGGCACGTCCTGCCCCGGCCCAGACCACCACAGCACAGGACAGCGCTGTCGTCGGACGGGTCGGGTCAGAGGTCATCACGCTGGGCGAGTTCAACCGCGCCTTCCGGCAGGCCGTGGCGCGGGTACTGAACTCCCAGGGTGTGCCCTTCGAGGAAAGCTACATGGCGGAATTCAATGACGCCCGTGGCGAATACCTCAAGCAGTACCTGCGTGACCGGGCCATCTATCAGCTGGCCCGCGGCAGCGTCAAGGCCGACGCCGCCGAGGTCGACAAGCAGGTGGCCGATGCGCGCGCCGACTTCGAGAGTGACGCAGAATTTGCCGACGCGCTGGCGGGCACCGGCTATGCCAGCGTGGCCGACTTGCGGGCCGATCTGGAACGGCAGCTGGTGGTCGGTGCCTACCTCAGATCCATCCAGGGCCGGTTCAAGTTTGGGGACGCCGTGGTGGCGGGCAACTACAACCTCAACCGCAAAGCGTTCATGCGTCAGCGTGAGGCGTGCGCCCGGCACATCCTGGTCAAGTCACAGGCGGATGCACAGGCAGTCGTCAAGGAGCTGCAGGCTGGCGGAGACTTCGCCAAGATTGCCGCCAGCAAGAGCCAGGACCCGGGCAGCGCCGCGCAGGGCGGTGACCTGGGGTGCTTCGGAGAAGGTGACATGGTTGCCACCTTCGACAAGGCCAGCTTCACCGGTCCGCTGAACACCCCTCAGGTCGTGCAGTCCGAATTCGGCTGGCACATCGTGCTGGTGGCCAAGCGCACCGAAGCTGGGGTCGTTCCGCTTACCGAAGCCGCGCCTGTGATCCGCGAACAGCTGACCCGGGAAGCCGCGCAGAAATACCTGAACGCCCAGATCGACAAAATGAAGACCGAGTCCTTCCCCGACGTGGTGAAAGTCACGACCGCACCGGCGCCCAAATAA
- a CDS encoding lipid II:glycine glycyltransferase FemX, which translates to MRLTLQETTDPRVYDDAVRCLPITSALQGWGYGEARRALGQTPVRYLITRDGHTVGALQLIRKRLVPGFSTLYAPRGPALESLDLLPGVANAVKKIARPTDALLKIEPPVPLPANEDSRAIPESYGPFQRASTEQPEHTIVADLRQNEEELFAGLHSMARRNVRTAQKLGVVAGRDDDFEAFWEIFTATNERAKLGAFPRKYYETMLREGNAHGGEAYLVLARSQGKALAGGFFLAMGKGTYYLFGGSVRDDRVDEAGQPFKDAKAPDAFYWNAMLDAKRQGYELFDFWGIPRELDESKHSFGVFKMKLKFSEQRAWYPAYDLNLNPAAPMIVKALRWRKTLNNLRKRGSADDVL; encoded by the coding sequence GTGCGCCTGACCCTGCAAGAAACGACCGACCCGCGTGTGTACGACGATGCGGTGAGATGCCTGCCCATTACCAGTGCCCTGCAGGGCTGGGGCTACGGCGAGGCAAGGCGGGCACTCGGCCAGACCCCCGTGCGCTACCTGATTACCCGTGACGGACATACAGTCGGGGCCTTACAACTGATCCGCAAGCGGCTGGTTCCCGGATTCTCCACACTGTATGCCCCGCGCGGGCCAGCCCTGGAGAGTCTGGACCTTCTGCCCGGCGTGGCCAACGCGGTGAAGAAGATCGCGAGGCCGACCGACGCCCTCCTGAAAATCGAGCCCCCGGTGCCGCTGCCCGCGAACGAGGACAGCCGCGCCATCCCTGAAAGTTACGGGCCGTTCCAACGCGCGTCCACCGAGCAGCCGGAGCATACGATTGTGGCGGACCTGCGTCAGAACGAAGAGGAGCTGTTTGCCGGGCTGCACAGCATGGCCCGGCGCAATGTCCGCACGGCCCAGAAGCTTGGTGTGGTGGCCGGGCGCGACGACGACTTTGAGGCCTTCTGGGAGATTTTTACTGCCACCAACGAGCGGGCCAAGCTGGGCGCCTTCCCGCGCAAGTACTACGAGACCATGTTGCGTGAGGGCAACGCCCACGGCGGCGAGGCTTATCTGGTGCTGGCACGTTCTCAGGGCAAGGCGCTGGCAGGCGGATTTTTCCTGGCCATGGGGAAGGGCACCTACTACCTGTTCGGCGGCAGCGTGCGGGATGACCGCGTGGACGAGGCTGGTCAGCCTTTCAAGGACGCCAAAGCGCCCGATGCCTTCTACTGGAACGCCATGCTTGATGCCAAGCGGCAGGGGTACGAGCTGTTCGACTTCTGGGGCATCCCGCGCGAACTCGACGAGAGCAAGCACAGCTTCGGCGTCTTCAAGATGAAGCTCAAGTTCAGTGAGCAGCGCGCCTGGTACCCCGCCTATGATCTGAACCTCAATCCGGCTGCCCCGATGATCGTCAAGGCACTGCGCTGGCGTAAGACCCTGAACAACCTTCGCAAGCGGGGCAGCGCCGACGACGTGCTGTAA
- the trmD gene encoding tRNA (guanosine(37)-N1)-methyltransferase TrmD yields MLTFSFLTLFPELLAPFAAEAIVGKARERGLVDVNLVNMRDFAQNRHQKVDDTPYGGGAGMVIRVDVAERALRSLPPADEVILFTPAGQRFTQQVAEELADRQHLAFLCGRYEGFDARVEGLVTRELSIGDFVMMGGEAAAACVLEAVARLVPGVLGDPESHQTDSFSSGLLDYPEYTRPAEWQGQAVPEVLKGGNHAAVAAWRRAQALERTWRRRPDLLSHAGLTPQDTATLLELGVSQEDLNVWGAPPAPVKRQRKRRPATAGPAS; encoded by the coding sequence GTGCTGACCTTTTCGTTCCTGACCCTTTTTCCGGAACTTCTCGCCCCGTTTGCCGCCGAAGCCATTGTCGGAAAGGCGCGGGAACGTGGGCTGGTGGACGTCAATCTGGTGAATATGCGTGACTTTGCGCAGAACAGACACCAGAAGGTTGACGACACGCCCTATGGCGGTGGGGCGGGTATGGTGATCCGCGTAGATGTGGCGGAGCGCGCCCTGCGCAGCCTGCCCCCAGCCGACGAAGTGATTCTGTTTACCCCGGCGGGCCAACGCTTCACGCAGCAGGTGGCTGAGGAATTGGCTGACCGGCAGCATCTGGCTTTTCTGTGCGGGCGCTATGAGGGCTTTGATGCCCGGGTGGAGGGCTTGGTCACACGTGAACTGAGCATCGGAGACTTCGTGATGATGGGAGGCGAGGCCGCCGCCGCCTGCGTCCTCGAGGCGGTCGCGCGCCTGGTGCCCGGGGTACTCGGCGATCCCGAATCCCACCAGACCGACAGCTTCAGCAGCGGACTGCTGGACTATCCGGAATACACCCGCCCGGCTGAGTGGCAGGGTCAAGCCGTTCCGGAGGTCCTGAAGGGCGGCAACCACGCGGCAGTCGCGGCCTGGCGCCGGGCGCAGGCTCTGGAACGGACCTGGAGGCGACGCCCGGATCTGCTGTCCCATGCTGGCCTCACGCCACAGGACACGGCAACGCTGCTGGAGCTTGGGGTAAGCCAGGAAGACCTGAACGTCTGGGGTGCTCCGCCCGCTCCGGTCAAACGCCAGCGCAAGCGGCGTCCGGCGACCGCCGGGCCAGCATCCTGA
- the rimM gene encoding ribosome maturation factor RimM (Essential for efficient processing of 16S rRNA), which yields MSGPGDDHTRLGHFLGPHGVQGAVKLYVLGSAEQVLKLPRVYVEDRGWLRVRRAEPLVPGVALHLAGITSREGAETLRGLNVFAADSDLPAPEEGTYYYHELRGLWVLDEAGTQLGEVVDVEDSGHQDLLVVRHAEGESFVPLQAPYVLVNLEGRRPASLTLTGETPAGLLGDDGDADSDEDIVAQGPTDGPEE from the coding sequence GTGAGCGGGCCCGGAGACGACCACACCCGCCTGGGCCATTTTCTGGGGCCCCACGGGGTTCAGGGCGCCGTCAAGCTGTACGTGCTGGGGAGCGCCGAACAGGTGCTGAAGCTGCCGCGCGTTTATGTCGAGGACCGGGGCTGGCTGCGCGTTCGCCGGGCCGAGCCTCTGGTGCCGGGCGTGGCGCTCCACCTGGCGGGCATCACCTCGCGGGAGGGTGCTGAGACCCTGCGCGGCCTGAACGTCTTTGCCGCCGACAGCGACCTCCCCGCCCCGGAAGAGGGGACCTACTACTACCACGAGCTGCGCGGCCTGTGGGTGCTGGATGAGGCGGGCACGCAGCTGGGGGAAGTGGTGGACGTGGAGGACTCGGGGCACCAGGATCTGCTGGTGGTCAGGCATGCCGAGGGCGAATCGTTTGTGCCGCTCCAGGCGCCGTATGTGCTGGTGAATCTGGAAGGGCGTCGGCCAGCCTCTCTGACCCTGACTGGCGAGACGCCGGCTGGACTGCTGGGTGATGACGGGGACGCAGACAGCGACGAGGACATCGTGGCGCAGGGCCCCACGGACGGCCCAGAGGAATAG
- a CDS encoding KH domain-containing protein, producing MKSDPMDLTLFLSQSVVDQPSLVRVSRRGPTVLVRVAPGEEGRLIGRQGRVIQAIRTLVRAASDPRERVNVDLDAPRKA from the coding sequence ATGAAGAGTGATCCTATGGACCTGACCCTGTTTCTGTCGCAGAGCGTGGTGGACCAGCCGTCGCTCGTGCGCGTTTCCAGGCGCGGGCCAACGGTGCTGGTGCGCGTCGCCCCGGGAGAGGAAGGCCGGCTCATCGGCCGTCAGGGCCGTGTGATCCAGGCCATCCGCACGCTGGTTCGTGCGGCGAGTGACCCCCGCGAGCGCGTCAACGTTGACCTGGACGCGCCGCGCAAAGCGTGA
- the rpsP gene encoding 30S ribosomal protein S16, which yields MVKIRLSRFGSTHNPHYRIVVTDARRPRDGGYIENLGHYDPRKTTETYLKVDTERAAYWIAQGAQPTQTARRLLKSQGVKVA from the coding sequence ATGGTTAAGATTCGCCTTTCCCGCTTCGGTTCCACCCACAACCCCCACTACCGCATCGTGGTGACGGATGCCCGTCGTCCCCGTGACGGTGGATACATCGAGAACCTGGGTCACTACGACCCCCGCAAGACCACTGAGACCTACCTGAAGGTGGACACTGAACGCGCCGCTTACTGGATTGCCCAGGGCGCCCAGCCCACCCAGACCGCCCGCCGCCTGCTCAAGTCCCAGGGCGTCAAGGTCGCTTAA
- a CDS encoding M23 family metallopeptidase, whose translation MTRTLLGRRPVMGLLLGTLLLGAAAQTTSQRLEQLQSELQQQRAQSADQARELQELRSRIANLSTQQQETLSRLDALAGSVTNLENEVATLNARTALAEQALSDTTAQRQVTEARVTRLQNDVRQILNALYRERSGRYLQLLSQASSLSDLLIRLQYSNMAGQHNTRIIETLRGEVQVLQAQQAQQQVNARALREVQLQRKAALTQLQTRRQEQTQLLATLRASEQGQRTLAAQTQAEQALTARSIDHLVGQVVAERTRLEEERRRRLEEERRRREEEQRRIREAQERARLEALRLEQLRLAQERARQEQARREAEERARQLAAQRQAEEAARRQAQEAAQRQAQVAAQRQAQEAAQRRAAQQAAQRQSEEAARRQAEQQQAAQAAAQRTRQQQVQQEQAALEARRQQVQQEQTRVEAALAPLPVQSGPQGFPISSGQVSSPYGTNGAQWTVLQGPEDAQAVASQAGNVLAATFYASLGWVVLVEHSNSVTVYLGLQDPQVRAGQRVAQGTPLGRVGGSPVFGPGRMAFQLNRIQGSNRQPVSPGF comes from the coding sequence GTGACCCGGACCCTTCTGGGACGCCGCCCCGTGATGGGTCTGCTTCTGGGAACGCTGCTGCTGGGCGCCGCCGCCCAGACCACCAGCCAGCGTCTGGAGCAGTTGCAGAGCGAACTGCAGCAGCAGCGCGCCCAGAGCGCGGATCAGGCCCGTGAGCTGCAAGAGTTGCGCAGCCGCATCGCCAACCTCAGCACCCAGCAGCAAGAGACGCTCTCGCGCCTGGACGCCCTGGCCGGCAGCGTTACCAACCTGGAAAACGAGGTGGCCACCCTCAATGCCCGCACCGCCCTGGCCGAGCAGGCCCTGAGTGACACCACCGCCCAGCGTCAGGTCACGGAGGCGCGGGTCACGCGGCTGCAAAACGATGTCCGGCAGATCCTCAACGCCTTGTACCGGGAACGCAGTGGCCGCTACCTGCAGCTGCTGTCGCAGGCGTCAAGCCTCTCCGACCTGTTGATCCGGCTGCAGTATTCGAACATGGCGGGCCAGCACAACACCCGCATTATCGAAACCCTGCGCGGGGAGGTTCAGGTGCTCCAGGCGCAGCAGGCGCAGCAGCAGGTCAATGCCCGTGCACTGCGCGAGGTGCAACTTCAGCGGAAAGCAGCGCTGACTCAACTGCAAACCCGGCGCCAGGAGCAGACTCAGTTGCTGGCGACCCTGCGCGCCTCCGAGCAGGGCCAGCGGACCCTGGCGGCCCAGACCCAGGCTGAGCAGGCCCTGACCGCGCGCAGCATCGACCACCTGGTGGGTCAGGTCGTGGCCGAGCGGACCCGCCTGGAGGAAGAACGCCGCCGCCGCCTGGAAGAGGAACGCCGCCGCCGTGAAGAAGAGCAGCGCCGCATCCGCGAGGCGCAGGAGCGGGCCCGGCTCGAAGCTCTCAGGCTCGAACAGTTGAGGCTCGCCCAGGAACGGGCCCGGCAGGAACAGGCCCGCCGGGAGGCCGAGGAACGGGCCCGGCAGCTTGCTGCGCAGCGACAGGCCGAAGAAGCAGCAAGACGACAGGCGCAGGAGGCTGCGCAGCGGCAGGCCCAGGTGGCAGCCCAACGGCAGGCGCAGGAGGCTGCGCAGCGCCGGGCTGCGCAGCAGGCGGCTCAGCGGCAGTCTGAGGAGGCTGCAAGGCGACAGGCAGAGCAACAACAGGCTGCCCAGGCCGCCGCCCAGCGGACCCGTCAGCAGCAGGTCCAGCAGGAGCAGGCGGCCCTGGAGGCGCGCCGGCAGCAAGTTCAGCAGGAGCAGACCCGGGTCGAGGCGGCCCTGGCTCCACTGCCGGTCCAGAGTGGGCCGCAGGGCTTTCCAATCAGCTCCGGACAGGTCAGCAGTCCTTACGGCACCAACGGCGCGCAGTGGACGGTCCTGCAGGGTCCTGAGGACGCTCAGGCGGTGGCGTCGCAGGCCGGGAACGTGCTGGCCGCCACGTTCTATGCCAGCCTCGGCTGGGTGGTTCTGGTCGAGCACTCCAACTCGGTGACGGTCTATCTGGGGCTGCAGGACCCACAGGTGCGCGCCGGGCAGCGGGTGGCGCAGGGAACGCCTCTGGGACGCGTCGGCGGCAGCCCGGTGTTCGGTCCGGGTCGTATGGCTTTTCAGCTCAACCGGATTCAGGGCTCGAACCGCCAGCCGGTGTCGCCCGGATTCTAG
- a CDS encoding cell division protein FtsX, whose protein sequence is MYHFRQALLAMRGNLTATLSTLVTMTLTLLMLGFVLLLTLNVNRTLQQLESQVEVAAFLKPDANDADLLSRMRALPQVREARLVSSEAVLEEMTRDSPYTRDAAALVGNPFPDTLRMRVNRVEDSRAVAAAASTLPGVEDVEYGAGYVDPTVKTLTAVRGAGYALVGLLLLGTLFNILNAVRVAMYARRNEISVMRLLGATRGFIRLPHVIEGLLVGVLAATLALAVLTPAYLTLARRVQELAPVFPVVTDSVTLLPLLSGVAVLGIMIGLLGSLFATRRYLQELE, encoded by the coding sequence ATGTACCACTTCCGACAGGCGCTGCTGGCCATGCGCGGCAACCTGACCGCCACCCTGTCCACGCTGGTCACCATGACCCTGACCCTGCTGATGCTGGGATTCGTGCTGTTGCTGACGCTCAACGTCAACCGCACCCTGCAGCAGCTTGAGTCGCAGGTTGAGGTCGCCGCCTTCCTGAAACCGGATGCCAACGACGCCGACCTCCTGTCACGTATGAGGGCCCTGCCGCAAGTCCGCGAGGCCCGGCTGGTCAGCAGCGAGGCCGTGCTGGAAGAGATGACCCGCGACTCACCGTATACCCGTGACGCCGCGGCCCTGGTCGGCAACCCCTTCCCGGACACCCTGCGGATGCGCGTCAACCGTGTGGAGGACTCGCGCGCCGTGGCCGCGGCTGCCTCGACCCTGCCCGGCGTCGAGGATGTGGAATACGGGGCCGGCTACGTCGACCCCACGGTTAAGACCCTGACCGCCGTGCGCGGAGCCGGCTACGCGCTGGTCGGCCTGCTGCTGCTGGGTACGCTGTTCAACATCCTGAACGCGGTGCGGGTGGCCATGTATGCCCGGCGCAATGAAATCAGCGTGATGCGCCTGCTGGGCGCGACGCGCGGCTTTATCCGCCTGCCGCACGTGATCGAGGGCCTGCTGGTGGGGGTCCTGGCGGCCACCCTGGCCCTGGCGGTCCTGACTCCGGCGTACCTGACCCTGGCCCGTCGCGTGCAGGAACTGGCCCCCGTCTTTCCGGTGGTCACCGACAGCGTCACTCTGCTGCCCCTGCTCTCGGGGGTGGCTGTGCTGGGCATCATGATCGGCCTGCTGGGCAGCCTGTTCGCCACTCGCCGCTACCTGCAGGAGCTGGAGTGA
- the ftsE gene encoding cell division ATP-binding protein FtsE: MIDLKQVSLEYPVTRTLALDDVSLHVGKGEFVYLVGHSGAGKSSFMNLVLKRALPTRGEVQVAGESLSRYRGRRTALLRRRIGTVFQDNLLLDHLNAFDNVAFALRVTGVPQREWPSRVTSALRTVGLEHKKYALPVQLSQGEQQRVAIARAIVSDPPLLLADEPTGNLDPDNSREVLKVLQSVNRRGTTVIVATHARELVETYRHRTLTLRKGKLVRDDPYGGYAL; this comes from the coding sequence ATGATCGACCTCAAGCAGGTGTCCCTGGAGTACCCCGTCACCCGCACGCTGGCGCTCGACGATGTAAGCCTGCACGTGGGCAAGGGAGAATTTGTCTATCTGGTAGGCCATTCCGGCGCCGGAAAAAGCAGCTTCATGAATCTGGTTCTTAAGCGCGCCCTGCCCACCCGTGGGGAAGTCCAGGTCGCCGGCGAGTCGCTGTCGCGCTACCGTGGCCGGCGCACCGCGCTGCTGCGCCGCCGGATCGGTACGGTGTTTCAGGACAACCTGCTGCTGGATCACCTGAACGCATTTGACAATGTCGCCTTCGCCCTGCGCGTCACGGGTGTGCCGCAGCGCGAGTGGCCCTCACGGGTCACGTCTGCGCTGCGGACGGTCGGGCTCGAACATAAGAAATATGCCCTGCCGGTGCAGCTTTCACAGGGTGAACAGCAGCGGGTGGCCATAGCCCGGGCCATCGTCTCTGACCCGCCGCTGCTGCTGGCCGACGAACCGACCGGCAATTTGGACCCGGACAACAGCCGCGAGGTGCTCAAGGTGCTGCAAAGCGTCAACCGGCGCGGCACCACCGTGATCGTGGCCACCCACGCCCGTGAACTGGTGGAGACCTACCGCCACCGCACCCTGACGCTGCGCAAGGGCAAGCTGGTGCGCGACGACCCGTACGGAGGCTACGCCCTGTGA